From the genome of Cryptococcus neoformans var. grubii H99 chromosome 11, complete sequence:
TCGCACGGAGTCGCTCAATGCCTTTGGccttgtcttcttccgaaAGGAAACGAGCCGAAGCGACATCGGCATCGACGAACATGTAGACGATTGGAGCTGTAATACAGGTGATAATTCCACAGACGATGAAAACAAGTTGCCAGGACTTGATGTGAGGGGACTCGACGTGGCTGAGACcgaaggaaaggagagcgGCCACGATGGTGGCAATACCGTTGGTCGAGTACCAGACTGCAACTCGGACAGGTTGTTCGGATCGACGGTACCATTGAGAGGtaaggagagaaaagagcGGGAGACAACCAGCTTCAAACAGACCCAATATGGCTCGCGACGCCATTAAACCGCCGAAACTAATCCCGTTATCAGCACGTGTTTTATTATTAGAATACACAGATAACTGCGCGTCACGGATCATTAGATAAAAGAAACGACGTACTTGTGAGCTGCGGCCATGCATGCTTGAGCAGCACCCCAGCCGAAAACCATGGCAGGCATGAGATATCGGGCAGGGACTTTGACGATTAAGTAGGACGAGAATGGCTGCCAAGCCAATTGGACAATGGCATTGATGGAACCAAGAAGAGAGTATTCGTTGTTAACGAGGTGTGTGTCCTGGGAGAGACCCAAAGTGTTGGCATAACCCAATACCTACAGATGGCAAATCAGAAAAAATTACATATTTCGAGCAAAAAGCGCTTACAGTCTTGTCTAGGATTTGCAAGAAGTACACCCATGCTAGTAAAGTCAAAATGTACTTGTCGGTTTTCCTCCTGATTCGAACATCCTGCGACGAGAAGTAGTCAGCGCCTGCGTATTTTTAAGGTTCGGAAGATCCCGTAAACTTTTTTTTATTGTctcaaaaaagaaaacacaGAAGCACTAGAGGAAACCCGTCACTCACATCCTCTTGGGTGACTTCTACTCGCTCATCACCAATGTATTTCAGGGCATTGTCACCATGCTTGATCTCGTCCTGGGTGACATGGTGTTTGGTGTAGTCATCTCCCGCCTCGGCGTGCTCGATGCTGACTTTGTCGTCAAGCGTGGCCATAATGGATAGTATAATATGTGTTAAGGGGAAAAGAGTGTTTGATTGGGCTGGTTTTATATGCGAGTAGAGTGGTGGTGTTTATGAACTGAGTGGCTGTTCAGTTTATAGCGAGGGGGGGCAAGGTTTGCGGGATAGTTTATATATGCGAGAGGAAAAGCGCGATAAAAGCATTTCAAGAGAAGCGGCTATCGACGGACTCCACGCAAAAGTTCATTTCCATTCGCGTACGTCATGCTACCCCATAAAAGCTGCAAAGGCCCCACATTAAGACCCTGAGGTGCCCCCCTGTAAATAATCTAAGCTTCCGAAGAGGGCCCCACCCCCCAGACCGAACCGCCCCGACGTCCGACTTCTGGCTAACAATGGCAGGTGGAGGATAGATTTCAGACCTCAGacgcttgaagaaggaagatccTGGAGACAAATACCATCGGCAAGCGGCAAATTAGGAGTAGGCTTATTACCTTAGACATTAACTGGGCAACTGCGTGGCTGATGACTGTTTCAGGGGGATGGAATCAAATGTGGAATAGCCGTCCAAAAGCGAAGGGCGTTACATACTCATCTTTTAAGAATTTCACAGGCATAAAGCTAAGTGTGATATTTTATCAGAAATAATTGAGCTGGTACCAGACTCAAGTCAGGCCAGAtctactactactactactactactactactactactactactactactactactactactactactactactactactactactactactactactactactactactactactactactactactactactactactactactactactactactactactactactactaccTATATATTATATAATAGATAGTATATATGATGGGCAGGGGGTGACTGAATCGGTTGTTATTGGTTTAATGGATGATTGTGTGAGATGAGCTTATGAGCAAGGCATCACCTAGAGCACAGCGTGCAGATAGTAACTGATAAGAAGTAGCCTCATTTTACCTTTCGACGGGCGATCGATACATGGCATTTAACGAGCATAAGTGGCCGATGCTTATATTATGCAAGGAAAAAGACTGTGATCTACATACCATGGAGGAAACTAAGTAATGAGGAGCGAAGGACCACTGCGGAGGGAAAGCCATATATCTCGAGGCGATGTTATTCCATTCTGTGGATCTCGATTCTTCTCGCAATTTAATACACCATATAAGTAGCAGTGATACCCAAATACCTCGTTACAAGCCCAAGATAAGTCAAGAGTGGAACCACATGCTTAACGGCTTATgatagaaaaaaaaagattgAGGTTATAGATTGCCTGTTGATGTTTGATGCTGTTGTTGGAGTTAGTACTACCTAGCGAGAACAACGTGTGAGCAGTATAAGCAGGTGGAGAAATGACAGCTGTTTGTAGGAAGGAGGACGAACGAGGTCCGGGACGCACAGGGACGTGGTAACTTTTATTTTGCAGCTTTATTTTGTACATGCGTTTCTTggttctttctctcttctaaTATGCAACAAACTAGTCATCATCTGCTGTAGTATGAAGAAATGACTATATAGACTTCCGCCCGCCAAGACTCCTCAATTTATTTCGGCTTTATGCTAATCTCTAAATTGCAACAAGCTTTTGCTGTTGCCGTTCGGCAGCATCGGACTCTTTGGAAATTGGATTATTTAGCCGTAATGAATCCTCCGCTTTCGCTTGTTTTTTAGAAGAAAAGCGCCCGACCATCCTGATTCTTGTCCGTCGATAACCGCTGGTATCTTTCATCGATCGTTAAGAAGGTGCGTGGGAAGACTCGAAGAGGGTACGTAGCTAGCCGATAGACAAGAGGCTATCCGACTATTGGTAAGCAGCCCGGTTTCAGCACTCCAGCATTGAGTATCAGATGAAGCTTGCTGGGCCGTGTAGACGCACCGTCATATCTTCAACTCTTTTTGTCTCATCATATAAACCGAGAATGGGatccccttcttcagaGGCAGCAACAAATCGGCCCCGGCTCAATGAAGATAATTGGCAGCAATGTCACTTTACAACTGTAAATATCACAACATGCTGATATCGACGTACAAGCCACAGGCTAGTATATATATGACTACATCATCCAAATCTCATGCAACAGAGGCCACTCCCCGAGTCATCCGAATCATCCATACGACTCAAATCTCAAAATTCAAAACCAGCTGCTCTGAATACCTCCAGATTGGTACCAGGCCTAGCTTTAGCCGCCAGATCAGGTAGCTCCATGGCAATAAAGGACTTGCGCAAAGTACCCCAAAGGGCAGCAGAGTCATTAGAGATCTGTTGGCTGTTTCCCTCGCTCTGAGACGGATGGAGAGACAAAGCGGCGAGGACTAAACCGCAGTCAGCAAGCTAATCGAGTAAGAAAAATTGGATTAACATACAGTGTTCAGCAGCTTCGCGATGTACTCCGATATTAAGACAGGCAACTCCGAGATTAGAAATCGCCCTTGTGAATCCAGGCTTCAATTCGAGCGCACGACGATAAGCATCGACCGCTTCCTCAGACGATCCACCATTGGCCAGTGTCGCACCAAGGCGATTCCAAAGGAGGTAATCCTGCTGTGAATCAGTACACAGCGAGATGTCAGTAGAGGAACAAGCACTTACTTCAGGACGTTCCTTTAAGGCCGCTACCCAACAGTCTCTGGCTTGGTCATATTCCCCCATCATGTAAAACAATGTTCCCAGTCCGACTTGAACATCTGGGTCCACTTTTTCGCCATTTTGATACTGCTCCCTTGCTAGCGCTAGGAAAGAATCTGTcatttgctgatgaagaaCCCAAGGTGATCCAGTGGGGGAGGTGAGAAGCGGTGAAGACGTCGTAGGGGCAGGGCCGGCATAAGCTGGATGTGTGAGACTCAGGAACCTATGCAGAGTTGACAAGGCGGCCAGATCAAGGGATTCATTGACATATGATATCGCGAGATTCTATTATTATTTTAGTTTTAGTTCGAGTTGCGGCACAAAGATATAACTTACTGTGAGCATCTCACCAGCAATGCCCTCCTTTCCTGTAATTCCTTCCTGCTCCAAGGCCTTGCTACCCGCTTGGAACGCTTCAAgagccttttcttccttttcatccattGCATGGACCCTACCCAATGTTGCCCAAGCTTCGGTCAGCGATACGTTGATTTGGGTCCTTTCTTGCGGCGTTGAACGCGTAATAAATTGCTCAATCATAATAGCAGCTTCCGACAGAGAGCCCCCAGATGCCAAAAGGTGATTGGCTTCAGTCCAAAGGTACGAAGCAGAAAGTGACAACAGGTGTCGCGAAGGGGAACCTTCCGAGATTATATCAGGATTGAAGTCTTCGATGCGTTGATATAGACTTACTGAAATCATAGTTTCCTATCTGAGGTATCCCATCGTCTCTTGCAACTACGCCTTCTCCCATCGCTAACCGTTCATCTTGAAGGAAGTCGGTTTGTTGATCAAGGCTCGCTTGACCGACATCGGGTCGGTTAAAGCTCTCATTCAAAACGTCGAAAAggtcatcctcatcattcGTGAACTATGTTATTCGTTAGATTTGTGAACTCCGCCGGAGAGAGAACAGATTATATGTACCTGCGAAAAgtccctttcccattctGCCAGTTTATTTAATCGCTCTGCCTCTGGTTTCAAACTTTCCCAGACCTTTTCGAAATCGCCCTTAGCCTCCTTGGTTTCCTCTACATTATCTGTAATAGTTTCTTCCACCGTTTCTTCAGTTGCTGGcatctccctttccttccccttccctttcgcatccatcttttctgCTGTCTGTGATATAGCTGCATCGGTAGCtttccaatcttcttcagctcTAGCGAAAAGGGCCTCCATCTGCCTTGGGTCTAATTGCGCTTCAAgggggagagaagaagcaggtgGTTGCTGAAAATTCTGGCCGTACATCTGAGAGAAAGACGGCTGATAACCCATGCCCATGCCTTGGCTCAAGCCCATGGAAGCGCCCGGCATACCGCTGTAGTACGAAGAGTTATGGGCCATTTGAGGGCCAGACCCGATCGCCCTCtgtttctccttctcctgtgAAGACTGCCATTCTCCATATCCGTTGACCCAGTTACTCTCTTGGGATGACGGAGGGGCCCATTGAACTGGAGCCCGAGACGGAGCCTGAGACATAGAAGGCGAAGATTTAAGCCCATTGACCATCGCATCATTCCATCTAGTCTCAAAATTAGGCCCCAATGGCATTTGCGAAGCTGCAGGCACTGGAGAAGCACTGCCGCTCCGACTGGACTCTGCTAAAGCAGCTGACAAATGAGAGAGATTGAAGGGGTGTGGGATGGGATTGGCATGTCGAGCGACTGGTGCTTGACCTTGTAGGCTAAATGATGGAGAAGACCGAAACGCATTCAATTGCGTAGATGATTGGGGTGCAAGTCGATCCTAAGCAATTTTACCATCAGAAAATGACATTGAAGAAGCGGCCTACCTTGAAAAGAGAGTGATCCACTCCTTCCCTCTGGGCGACCTGTTTGAGAGGGTTAGAGGGGCCGCATTCAGCGCCATTAAGGAAGGACTGCATTCTGATGTGCCAGGTGAAATTTAtgcttgaagatggagcTGCTGGTACGGAAATGACGGACGAAGAATGAACGACGACTGTTCTACAGAAGACGGATGCAGCATGCGGGCCGGTTATGCTTTACAAGGCGTACCGGAATTTGATGCCGCTAATCCCTTTGCAGGCTCCTTCGTAAGGATCCCTCTATTTAAGTTATCTATGTATTATGCTGCATATCGCTTGTTACAAACAAGACATCTTAGTCACTGGTAGTACAAGCATTGGTTACGATGCACGTATTGCTCTATATTGCCCTGCGACAAGAAGGCCGTGATGAATTTATTTCcttatcatcttccccctGTGAATCGAATGCCCAATCTTCCTCACTCTCCGTGTTTGCCGTCAGACTACCTCCCAGCGAAATCACAGTGAAAATCAATCCCACAGTAATGACAAACCTCCATACCCCTCCCCCACCTCCAtgtttctcttccttctctccttggcTTGACCTTCGTTTACCCCATCCTGCACGATCCGTCGTACGAGCATTAGGAGCATGCGAATAATTATACTCAGGAGAGTACTGCCAGTGGGGAGGTGTTCGATGACCAAAGGGATTGTATGTCTCGGTCTTAGGTCGCCAACCTGGAGGTGGATGTGAGGAAGCATGTTGACCATGCCAAGCTCTATGTGGGCCTTGCGCTGCACGATGCAAGTATGGATCATTTGCacggaaagaagagtgatGTGCGGGATTGGAGGCATGGGGCCGgcgaggagattgagaagcTGGTGTTATTGAGAGGTCATACTGCCGTCTGCAACCTCGTTGGCACAATACACATTCAAGGAAGGCGCCCAAAAACGTACCTTTTGCTTTCATCACCTAGCGTCGCGTAGGCATCATTAATTTCATGAAACTTGGATATATCGCCGCCGGTCTTGTCAGGGTGGTATTTTTTCGACAGCTGTAGTTCGTCATTAACCAGAGCATCGATTGTTGAACAGGGTCTTTCATATCTGGAGCCCATTATTCATACTTACTTCATAGAACTTCGCCTTGACCTGCTGCTTGGTCGCATTCTTCGGCAACATGAGGGCGTCATAGTGGCTGCCCTTGGTCCTCGCGGCATTTCGAGCGCTGGAGGCGAAACCGCGTAATCTCTCCTTACCGCACGCCTGTATCGGTATTTTCAGAGCTAAAGACCCCCTCTGGAACATTCTCTGAGGTGGTCATGCGAGGTCTAATGGGGTAGAGTAGTAGTTCGTCGTAGTGGCACGGAGATGTGCGTGACGAGGGCAACAGCGGAGAGTGGATACTCACTACTCACTCCTCAATTAACTTATTCCGACGGAAGGGGGCATCGGCAGTGCCCGCCGCCTCCACTAATAATAAACCTGACCACATGCTCTTttcccccttttcccttctaAGCTTACTTC
Proteins encoded in this window:
- a CDS encoding peroxisome targeting signal receptor: MQSFLNGAECGPSNPLKQVAQREGVDHSLFKDRLAPQSSTQLNAFRSSPSFSLQGQAPVARHANPIPHPFNLSHLSAALAESSRSGSASPVPAASQMPLGPNFETRWNDAMVNGLKSSPSMSQAPSRAPVQWAPPSSQESNWVNGYGEWQSSQEKEKQRAIGSGPQMAHNSSYYSGMPGASMGLSQGMGMGYQPSFSQMYGQNFQQPPASSLPLEAQLDPRQMEALFARAEEDWKATDAAISQTAEKMDAKGKGKEREMPATEETVEETITDNVEETKEAKGDFEKVWESLKPEAERLNKLAEWERDFSQFTNDEDDLFDVLNESFNRPDVGQASLDQQTDFLQDERLAMGEGVVARDDGIPQIGNYDFSSPSRHLLSLSASYLWTEANHLLASGGSLSEAAIMIEQFITRSTPQERTQINVSLTEAWATLGRVHAMDEKEEKALEAFQAGSKALEQEGITGKEGIAGEMLTNLAISYVNESLDLAALSTLHRFLSLTHPAYAGPAPTTSSPLLTSPTGSPWVLHQQMTDSFLALAREQYQNGEKVDPDVQVGLGTLFYMMGEYDQARDCWVAALKERPEDYLLWNRLGATLANGGSSEEAVDAYRRALELKPGFTRAISNLGVACLNIGVHREAAEHFLAALSLHPSQSEGNSQQISNDSAALWGTLRKSFIAMELPDLAAKARPGTNLEVFRAAGFEF